The Phaeocystidibacter marisrubri DNA segment AAGCCGGTACAGGGGTTCGATTACGAGGAGGCGGAAGCAGACCCGCATACGAACGCGGTGCCGTAACCGGCTACCCTTGGACTTTCACCAACGAGATTGCAGGAAAAACAGGCACCACCCAAAATCAAAGTGACGGATGGTTTATGGGCATGGTTCCCAACCTAATCACCGGAGTATGGACAGGGTGTGAAGACCGATCTGCCCACTTTAGATCTATCACGTTCGGTCAGGGTGCAACAACTGCGCTTCCAGTATGGGCGCTGTTTATGAAGAAATGTTACGCTGACCCAGACCTCAACGTGAGTCAGGAAGACTTTGCAAAACCAGATTACCCGATGACCATTGAATTGAACTGTGACCGATACAATTCAACTCGAAGTGGAAATTCAGGGTTACCTGGTGGAGACGAATTTTAAACTCGAATAACCCATGATTCGAAAAGTAGTAGCCAACGCGGATGAAGCCATTGAAGGAATTCAAGATGGTATGACCGTGATGTTTGGTGGATTTGGCCTTTGTGGCATCCCCGAAAAAGCCATCGATGCTATTCAGAAGCACGGTGCAAAAGACCTCACTTGTATTTCTAACAATGCAGGTGTAGATGATTTTGGATTGGGTCTCCTTCTCCAAACTCGTCAAGTGAAAAAGATGATTTCCTCATACGTAGGAGAGAATGACGAATTTGAGCGTCAGATGCTTAGTGGCGAACTCGAAGTAGAGCTCATTCCTCAGGGAACTTTGGCCGAAAGATGCAGAGCAGCAGGCGCTGGTATTCCAGCCTTCTTTACTCCAGCGGGCTATGGTACCGAAGTAGCGGAAGGGAAAGAAGTTCGAGAATTCAACGGAAAGCCACACATCTTAGAACATGCTTTTGATGCGGAGTACGCCTTCGTAAAAGCTTGGAAAGGTGATGAAGCCGGCAACCTCATCTTTAAAGGAACCGCTCGCAACTTTAACCCAATGATGGCAATGGCAGGTAAAATCACCGTTGCCGAGGTTGAAGAACTCGTCCCTGCAGGTCAACTCGACCCCAATGAAATACACACCCCAGGAATATTCGTTCAACGCATCTTCCAAGGAGAAGGGTATGAGAAGCGGATTGAGCAGAGGACGGTGAGAGAGAAATAGGTTTGTTGGGTGTAAGGCGTTATAGATGTTTTAGGGGGTATAGCAGTTTCAGGTGTTAGCAGCTGTGATACACTTGAATATGTTAAAGGATGTTGAGATTCGACTCTTTGTGAATTAAATACCATTGATTGCCTCTAAAAACAATGGCAACCATAAAACACTTTAAAGAATTAAACAGCTGGAAATCTGCCTTATTACTGTTCCAAGCCTTGCATTCGCGCTTCAGAACTTCTCCTAAGCTGAGAAGAGAATATGAATTAAAAAATCAAATCATCAGAGCCTCACTGTCAATTATGAACAACATTGCAGAAGGTTTTGGTAGAAAATCAAATAAAGAGTTTTTAAGGTTTTTAAGTATCGCTAGAGGAAGCTGTTTTGAAGTTGAGAGTATGATTTATGCAATGGATAGTACCAGATTGATTAGCCCTTCCGAATTGGAAGACTATCTTGAGCATATTTCTTCGATTAAGGGTAATTTGGCAGGACTTTCTAAGTACCTCCACTCCATATCCAAGTAAATTCGTCTAACTCTTTCATCAAAACCCCGCTCCCCACTAAACACCATAAACACCTAAAACCCCTAAAACCTCTTAAACACCACAAATTCCAAGTCATGCTCGACAAAACCGGTATCGCAAAAAGAATCGCTAAAGAAATGAAAGACGGTTGGTATGTCAATCTTGGTATTGGTATTCCAACTTTGGTAGCCAACTATATTCCCGAAGGTATTTCGGTAGAGTTTCAAAGTGAAAATGGCATCTTGGGCATGGGCCCTTTCCCATTCGACGGGGAGGAAGATGCCGACTTAATCAACGCAGGTAAACAGACCATTACTGCTTTGCCAGGTGCGTCGTTCTTTGACAGTGCAACGAGCTTCGGGATGATCCGTGGTCAACATGTACAAATGACGGTGCTAGGTGCCATGGAAGTGGCAGATAACGGCGACATCGCCAACTGGAAAATTCCTGGAAAAATGGTGAAGGGTATGGGTGGCGCCATGGATCTCGTCGCTTCGGCCGAGAATATCATCGTTGCCATGATGCACACCAACCGAGCGGGTCAGAGCAA contains these protein-coding regions:
- a CDS encoding CoA transferase subunit A; the encoded protein is MIRKVVANADEAIEGIQDGMTVMFGGFGLCGIPEKAIDAIQKHGAKDLTCISNNAGVDDFGLGLLLQTRQVKKMISSYVGENDEFERQMLSGELEVELIPQGTLAERCRAAGAGIPAFFTPAGYGTEVAEGKEVREFNGKPHILEHAFDAEYAFVKAWKGDEAGNLIFKGTARNFNPMMAMAGKITVAEVEELVPAGQLDPNEIHTPGIFVQRIFQGEGYEKRIEQRTVREK
- a CDS encoding 3-oxoacid CoA-transferase subunit B — protein: MLDKTGIAKRIAKEMKDGWYVNLGIGIPTLVANYIPEGISVEFQSENGILGMGPFPFDGEEDADLINAGKQTITALPGASFFDSATSFGMIRGQHVQMTVLGAMEVADNGDIANWKIPGKMVKGMGGAMDLVASAENIIVAMMHTNRAGQSKLLKECTLPITGVQCVKKVVTDLAVLEIDPEGKGFILVERAPGVSVDQIRAATEGRLIVEGEIPEMDI
- a CDS encoding four helix bundle protein, translated to MATIKHFKELNSWKSALLLFQALHSRFRTSPKLRREYELKNQIIRASLSIMNNIAEGFGRKSNKEFLRFLSIARGSCFEVESMIYAMDSTRLISPSELEDYLEHISSIKGNLAGLSKYLHSISK